One window of Papaver somniferum cultivar HN1 chromosome 9, ASM357369v1, whole genome shotgun sequence genomic DNA carries:
- the LOC113311764 gene encoding uncharacterized protein LOC113311764, protein MLEKTFTTFHASNVLLQQQYRERKFTEYSELISCLLIAEQNNELLLRNHEARHVGSAAVPEAHAATHFRRGNNHGNKGKHGNRKGNQRGGHKNERGKGVRYQPYQRPLKILEPKQEKGKSSSSQTPQKSVCYRCGLTDHWQRTCRTPEHFVRLYQASLKRPAEDIETNLIKASAPSTRDTHLDVSDYLVDLESGEPSQFSFDEL, encoded by the coding sequence ATGTTAGAGAAAACATTTACAACTTTTCATGCCTCGAATGTGCTCCTGCAGCAGCAGTATCGAGAAcgtaaatttacagaatattccgAGCTAATTTCCTGTTTGTTGATTGCAGAGCAGAATAATGAGCTTTTGTTAAGAAACCATGAAGCTCGTCATGTTGGTTCCGCAGCGGTTCCTGAAGCACACGCTGCTACGCATTTTAGACGAGGAAATAATCATGGTAACAAAGGCAAACATGGAAATCGTAAAGGAAACCAACGTGGGGGCCACAAAAATGAACGAGGAAAGGGTGTCCGTTACCAGCCGTACCAACGGCCGCTAAAAATTTTGGAACCGAAGCAAGAAAAGGGAAAGAGTTCTTCTAGTCAAACCCCTCAGAAAAGTGTTTGCTATCGGTGTGGCTTAACTGATCACTGGCAGCGTACCTGTCGTACGCCAGAACATTTTGTTAGGCTCTATCAGGCGTCCCTGAAGCGACCTGCCGAAGACatagaaacaaatttaattaaagcCAGTGCCCCCAGTACCAGGGATACCCACTTGGATGTATCTGATTATCTCGTCGACCTTGAAAGTGGCGAGCCTAGTCAGTTTTCTTTCGATGAGCTGTAG